CATATACATAAACCAAACTGCTCACAAAAATTTCATGGCTAATCCAATGGCATGCATGAACAACATTGCCCTTGAATTGGTGTCGGGGCCTGATATGATCCAAATGTCAGTCCTTATTCAACCTTAACCGATACACAGAAATGGggtggaaggaagaagaagggagagagaagaagCAGAGCtccaatatatttttgtattaatttcttttgtaaAATATTTCTCATACCAACAATACTCCAAGCTAGTGTCTTATACAAGTTATGACTGACTCTTGCCAGCTCGCCATTATAACAAACTTTACTAAAACACGAATAAGCctaataattcaaaattaaaccccTAATAGTCATTAAACTAATCACTTAATTATAGTTCGCATCAGGGCCACACACAAAttcacatattgaaacacattaGGCAATCTTGTTTGTTCATTTGAGATCACGGATTCACACACACTGTGATCTCATATTTCATAGGTCATTCCAACCCTGAGAAGCCTAGTCCGTGGGATTCTCATGACTTGCTCCCCTTGCCTAAAGTTTTTCCTCAAGAAACTGTAGACATGGTTGACCACTATCCTCTTGAACAATGACGAGTTTGATCCTGCCACCACTTCCGTCTGTCCCAGCAGATAAACTATGCCTTTCTCCATGGCCTCTTGCACGAACTGCGTTTCCTCTGCAGCTCCTTTGACGGGTGCACAGACTATTCCGTTAGATGTTGATCCAGCAGTATTAAATGATAGAATGCGCCCTGATGAACCACGAGGCTGGTTAACTTGTTGAGCTGATTCTTCCGCATTCGATGACTGTCCAGTTGAAACAGCCTCGTTTGTTATTTCTCCTTCAAGTACGAAGTGCTCATGGCGGATAAATTCTTTCAAATGCTCAACTAGTTGTTCCTCAAACTCTTTGGGTTCCCCCATTCTATCATTGTAACCATACCTAGCGACACAACGGAACATTCGGTAGTCTCTTGGCTCCAACTGTCGAAATAGAAACCTTTCCTCCAATGCGACTTTGCTGAATGGAATAGGCTTGATCGACACAATCACTATAACAGAGTGGATGGACGGTATGTTGTTAACAAAGTGAGAAAATATAGGGGGAATACCTTGCACAAGCTCAGAATATAGAAGTCCAATTCCTGGCACACGGTTTATGTTGGGGTTAGAGGCCAATTGTTTCATGTATTCACTAGAAACCTTATTCTTTAGCTCGAACATGTATCTTTGATGGTGCACATAATGCCAAATCCCCATGATTACcataaggaaaaaagaaaagaccaGAGGAAGGAAACCGCCTTGAACGAATTTGTACATCACCGCAGATGCATAAACCACCTCGACACAAAAGAACACCACAAAGAACAGACCAATCAACCATATGCTAGTCTTCCATATCACCAACATTATCAGAGTAAGCAAACATGTTGTTATcaccattacactaaccactgCAATTCCTGCATCACGAAGGTTACATGTCATAATTTTTCTGTTGTACAACTTAAATGTTAGTACACTAGCTATCTACTTCAGATAATGTACTTTTTGTGCTTACCATATGCATTACCAATTTTTTCTGTGGTCTTAAAGGCTGCAGTGACTATAACACAAGCAACCATGAGCATGTAGTTGATCTCAGGTATGTATACTTGGCCCTCATACTTAGCAGAGGTATGAACAACCTTAACTCTTGGAAAACAACCCAAACTCAGGGATTGAGAGATAATTGAAAATGCTCCAGATATCATAGCTTGGCTGGCAATGATGGCAGCTGCTACTGCCACAACGAACGTTGGCCAGTACAAAGGGTCTGCATAAATTACATACCAATGAAGTTAGTTAACTAAATAATCGTTCAATCCGTGTAACCACAAGATATGGATAACTATAATCACCTGGTATTGAGTCATAGAATGTCTCGTCCACCTTCCCTGGGAACTTTCTGAGGAACGCTGCTTGCCCACTATATGCAAGTACTAACGCCGGAAATGTGATGCAAGAGAAACTCACCTGAAAACGTATTATGGTGCAACAATGTCGGTTATCTACAGTTCTCTACTGGTTAATTATTTTCCTATACGTATTTTGGACA
This Pyrus communis chromosome 6, drPyrComm1.1, whole genome shotgun sequence DNA region includes the following protein-coding sequences:
- the LOC137738224 gene encoding potassium transporter 5-like, which codes for MAGKVVSLKEEETEEAKEITNQQLKERKVSWAKLRRVDSLNLEAGRVSMNGRHGSQANNWHRTLSLAFQSIGIVYGDIGTSPLYVYASTFPHAIDNNDDIIGVLSLIIYTIALLPLLKYAFIVLWANDNGDGGTFALYSLMCRHAKVSLIPNNQPEDRELSNYKLETPSNELKRSQTIKKKLENSKIAKYILFLVTIMGTSMVIGDGVLTPCISVLSAVGGIKSLGTDAVVGISIAILIILFSAQRFGTDKVGFTFAPIILVWFMFIGGIGLYNLFKHDISVLRAFNPKYIIDFFRRNGKKGWISLGGIFLCITGTEAMFADLGHFSVKAIQVSFSCITFPALVLAYSGQAAFLRKFPGKVDETFYDSIPDPLYWPTFVVAVAAAIIASQAMISGAFSIISQSLSLGCFPRVKVVHTSAKYEGQVYIPEINYMLMVACVIVTAAFKTTEKIGNAYGIAVVSVMVITTCLLTLIMLVIWKTSIWLIGLFFVVFFCVEVVYASAVMYKFVQGGFLPLVFSFFLMVIMGIWHYVHHQRYMFELKNKVSSEYMKQLASNPNINRVPGIGLLYSELVQGIPPIFSHFVNNIPSIHSVIVIVSIKPIPFSKVALEERFLFRQLEPRDYRMFRCVARYGYNDRMGEPKEFEEQLVEHLKEFIRHEHFVLEGEITNEAVSTGQSSNAEESAQQVNQPRGSSGRILSFNTAGSTSNGIVCAPVKGAAEETQFVQEAMEKGIVYLLGQTEVVAGSNSSLFKRIVVNHVYSFLRKNFRQGEQVMRIPRTRLLRVGMTYEI